One part of the Methanobrevibacter thaueri genome encodes these proteins:
- a CDS encoding undecaprenyl-phosphate glucose phosphotransferase: MIKENQKALNILLVLIDVLVISVSLVCSIWLRFKTTLFGPLGGHLGFQSYLLFLTFAVIPVYLILYFAFGLYKPRRTYKNIFSEATQIIKVNIIAFFALVSILFIINQPDFSRIMLFLLAIIGTFFGIIERFIIRGILKNLRVNNKNLKHILIVGDNELAFSFARKIRENPYLGFVVSGFLGRSEHVGLEMEGSRIIGSFNDLDHVLENNRYDRVVLAIPLKYYYKINELVESCEKVGIKAEIIPDYIRYFPAQPSVDMIEDIPIINIRYVPLDDDFNKFLKYLSDYIIAIIAIIITSPIMIITAIAIKLTSPGPIIFKQERMGYNGKTFMMYKFRSMKVQDPNEEKSEWTTKDDPRKTRVGDFIRKTSIDELPQFFNVLKGDMSVVGPRPERPFFVEQFKETIPKYMVKHQVKPGLTGWAQIHGCRGDTSIKKRIEYDIEYVENWHMGLDLAIMIKTALKKNPNAY; this comes from the coding sequence ATGATAAAGGAAAATCAGAAAGCATTGAATATACTTTTAGTTTTAATAGACGTCTTAGTCATAAGCGTCTCATTGGTCTGTTCCATATGGCTCAGATTTAAAACTACATTGTTCGGTCCGCTCGGCGGCCATTTGGGCTTTCAGAGTTACCTTTTATTCTTAACTTTCGCCGTAATTCCTGTTTATCTGATTCTATACTTTGCGTTTGGCTTGTATAAGCCTCGCAGAACATATAAGAATATATTTTCGGAAGCCACTCAAATCATAAAGGTAAATATCATAGCATTTTTCGCATTGGTCTCAATTCTTTTCATAATCAATCAGCCAGACTTTTCAAGGATAATGCTGTTCCTGCTTGCAATCATAGGAACATTCTTTGGAATAATCGAGAGGTTTATCATTAGAGGCATCCTCAAGAACTTAAGGGTGAACAATAAGAACCTGAAGCATATTCTCATCGTCGGAGACAATGAGCTGGCATTCTCTTTCGCACGCAAGATACGTGAAAATCCATATTTGGGTTTTGTTGTCAGCGGATTTTTGGGAAGGTCCGAACATGTTGGATTGGAAATGGAAGGAAGCAGGATTATCGGTTCCTTTAATGATTTGGATCATGTGCTTGAAAACAACAGATATGACAGGGTGGTTTTGGCCATTCCATTGAAATATTATTATAAGATTAATGAACTCGTGGAAAGCTGTGAAAAAGTCGGAATCAAGGCGGAAATCATTCCGGATTACATCAGGTACTTCCCGGCACAGCCGTCCGTAGACATGATTGAGGACATTCCGATAATCAATATCCGTTATGTTCCGTTGGACGATGATTTCAATAAGTTTTTAAAGTACCTGTCAGATTACATAATAGCAATCATAGCGATTATAATAACATCACCTATAATGATTATTACAGCTATTGCCATTAAGTTAACATCTCCCGGCCCTATCATCTTCAAGCAGGAGAGGATGGGTTACAACGGTAAGACATTCATGATGTATAAGTTCAGAAGCATGAAGGTTCAGGACCCTAATGAGGAAAAGTCAGAATGGACCACCAAGGATGACCCAAGAAAAACCAGGGTTGGAGACTTTATTAGAAAAACTAGCATCGATGAGTTGCCTCAATTCTTTAATGTTTTGAAAGGCGACATGAGTGTTGTCGGCCCTAGACCCGAAAGGCCGTTTTTCGTAGAGCAGTTCAAGGAAACAATTCCAAAATACATGGTCAAACACCAGGTAAAACCGGGTTTGACCGGTTGGGCGCAGATTCATGGCTGCCGTGGAGACACATCAATCAAAAAACGTATAGAATATGATATTGAGTACGTAGAAAACTGGCACATGGGTTTGGACTTGGCAATAATGATTAAAACTGCATTGAAGAAAAATCCGAATGCATATTAA
- a CDS encoding glycosyltransferase family 2 protein, giving the protein MDLSVVIVNYQTFELTKNTVNSILEYDYPFTYEIYVVDNASSDDSLARLQDYFADKVKFIASKDNNGFAAGNNQALRQASGKYQLLLNSDTIVWENTLENIYDYMESHTDVGACGCRVLLEDGELDKACKRSFPNVKNSFFRLFHIPTNSKDDNYNLTDLPDDEVYEIDCLTGAFMFIRKDALDEIGLLDETFFMYGEDIDLCYRIKQAGWKIIYYGSSKITHLKGASSKKQKSKLIYEFYRAMYIYYKKHHAGESSFIVNFIVYLGIAILCLLKLFLNMFKKS; this is encoded by the coding sequence ATGGACCTTTCAGTAGTTATTGTAAATTATCAGACATTCGAATTAACCAAAAACACCGTTAATTCCATTCTGGAGTATGATTATCCGTTCACCTATGAGATTTACGTAGTGGACAATGCATCCAGCGACGATAGTTTGGCAAGGCTGCAGGATTATTTCGCAGACAAGGTCAAGTTCATAGCCTCAAAGGACAACAACGGTTTTGCGGCAGGAAACAATCAGGCATTGAGACAGGCAAGCGGCAAATATCAGCTATTGTTGAATTCAGACACAATCGTTTGGGAAAACACCCTTGAAAATATTTACGATTACATGGAAAGCCACACTGATGTGGGAGCCTGCGGCTGCAGGGTTCTTCTCGAAGACGGAGAGCTTGATAAGGCTTGCAAAAGGTCATTTCCAAATGTCAAAAACTCATTTTTCAGACTCTTCCACATTCCGACAAACAGCAAGGATGACAATTACAACCTGACAGACCTGCCGGATGACGAGGTCTATGAAATCGACTGCCTGACCGGTGCGTTCATGTTCATTAGAAAGGATGCATTGGATGAGATAGGGTTGCTTGACGAGACATTCTTCATGTACGGCGAGGACATCGACCTATGTTACCGCATCAAGCAGGCCGGCTGGAAGATAATCTATTATGGCAGCTCAAAAATCACCCACCTCAAGGGCGCCAGCAGTAAAAAGCAGAAATCCAAGCTGATTTATGAGTTTTACCGTGCAATGTACATATATTATAAAAAGCATCATGCGGGGGAATCCTCGTTCATCGTCAATTTCATTGTTTATTTGGGGATAGCTATTTTATGTCTTTTGAAACTTTTCCTGAACATGTTTAAAAAAAGTTAA